The following are from one region of the Terriglobia bacterium genome:
- a CDS encoding glycosyltransferase family 2 protein, whose translation MLSVVVPIYNEEENIPAFHTAIRSVMEGMEEHWEVIYVNDGSRDKSLSLLVEIQQRDPRVSVVEFSRNFGHQAALTAGLQVAKGDAIMLMDGDFQDPPEVLPRMVKAWKDGAKVVIAERSSRAETGLRGKLFPLFYKVMGLISDFPIPLNAGIFGLLDRQAADAINNLSEGNRYLPGLRAWVGFPTAIVYYERAGRAAGEAKQTLPKLFKYAMDAIFSFSYKPLRLGMVLGGIVLAFTLFLSLVNLGNTVFHLKYFGIIPGAGHIGTLLAILFLGSVQLICTGLLGEYIGRIYDEVRRRPLYLVHKLHQSEAEGVLVYKTEKVLAAVQDSAA comes from the coding sequence ATGCTTTCCGTTGTAGTTCCAATTTATAACGAAGAAGAAAACATTCCTGCTTTTCACACCGCGATACGCTCCGTGATGGAGGGTATGGAAGAGCACTGGGAGGTCATTTACGTTAACGATGGCAGCCGGGACAAGTCACTCTCACTGCTGGTAGAGATTCAACAGCGCGATCCGCGCGTAAGTGTGGTGGAGTTTTCGCGCAACTTTGGCCATCAGGCGGCCCTCACCGCGGGACTCCAAGTTGCCAAGGGCGACGCCATTATGCTGATGGACGGCGACTTCCAGGATCCGCCGGAAGTCCTGCCTCGCATGGTCAAAGCGTGGAAAGATGGCGCGAAAGTAGTCATTGCCGAGCGTTCTAGCCGCGCGGAAACCGGACTTCGCGGCAAGCTCTTTCCCCTGTTTTACAAAGTCATGGGCCTGATCTCGGATTTCCCCATCCCTCTGAATGCGGGGATTTTTGGCCTGCTGGACCGCCAGGCAGCCGATGCAATCAATAATCTTTCAGAAGGAAACCGCTATCTTCCCGGGCTGCGCGCATGGGTGGGCTTTCCGACGGCAATCGTCTATTACGAGCGCGCCGGACGGGCCGCGGGCGAAGCCAAACAAACGCTTCCCAAGCTCTTCAAGTACGCCATGGATGCGATTTTCAGCTTCAGCTATAAGCCCTTGCGGCTGGGAATGGTCCTGGGCGGAATAGTGCTGGCTTTTACGCTGTTTCTCTCTCTAGTGAATTTAGGCAATACCGTTTTCCATCTGAAATATTTCGGCATAATCCCGGGAGCGGGACACATTGGCACTCTTCTCGCCATTCTATTTCTGGGAAGCGTCCAGCTCATTTGCACGGGATTGCTGGGTGAATACATCGGCCGGATCTATGATGAAGTCCGCCGCCGCCCGCTTTATCTGGTTCATAAGCTTCATCAGTCAGAGGCAGAGGGCGTGCTGGTTTACAAGACGGAGAAAGTG